A window of Pararhodobacter sp. genomic DNA:
GTGGATCGCTCTGGTCCCAACTCCTGACATCGGCGCCTTTGGGCCGCCCTCAGACAATGGAACCGGCATGTCCCTTGCCTTGATCGCGGCGCTCCCATTTCTCGGAGCCTTGTTGCCCGGCTTGATGATCCGTTCAGGTCGCAACACCTGCGCCTCTGTAACGTTTTCCGTGACCGCACTGGCCTTTATCGGCCTGCTGCTGAACGCGCCTGCCGTGTTCGGCGGTCGGGTGATCACCGAGCACTATGACTGGTTGCCGTCGCTCGGCCTGAACGTGAATTTCATGCTGGATGGCTTGGGGTTCCTGTTCGCCTTGATGATCTTGGGCATCGGCCTGCTGATCATCCTTTATGCGCGGTTCTACCTGTCGAAAAACGACCCGATGGGCAATTTCTATACCTATCTGCTGCTGTTCCAAGGCGCGATGGTGGGGATTGTTCTGTCAGATAACATATTGCTTTTGCTGATTTTCTGGGAGTTGACATCGCTGTCGTCCTTCCTGTTGATCGGCTATTGGAAGCATTTGCCCGAGGGGCGCCAAGGGGCCCGCATGGCGCTGATCGTCACAGGAATGGGCGGATTGGCGATGATCGGCGGCATGTTGATTCTGGGCCAGATCGCGGGCAGCTACGACATCAGCGTGATCCTGACCCAGGGCGAGGCGATCCGGGCCTCGGATATGTATGTGCCAGCGCTGATCCTGATTCTGTTGGGGGCTTTCACCAAATCCGCGCAATTTCCGTTCCATTTCTGGTTACCGCACGCGATGGCCGCGCCGACGCCGGTGTCCGCCTATCTGCATTCGGCGACAATGGTGAAAGCGGGCCTGTTCCTGATGGCGCGGTTCTGGCCGGTGTTATCCGGTACGCCCGAGTGGTTCTGGCTGGTCGCCGGAGCCGGGCTGATCACCATGGTTCTGGGCGCGGTGATTGCGCTGTTCAAGGACGATCTGAAGGCGCTGTTGGCTTTTTCAACCGTCAGTCATCTTGGCCTGATCACCATGCTATTGGGAATGGGGACGGAATATGCAGCCAAGGCAGCAGTGTTTCACATCATGAACCACGCGACGTTCAAGGCGGCGCTGTTCATGACCGCCGGGATCGTCGATCACGAGGCGCATACCCGCAACATCCGGTTGCTTGGCGGCTTGCGCAAATTGATGCCGATCACCTTCATGATCGGCACCGTCGCGGCGCTGTCGATGGCGGGGATTCCGTTCTTTAACGGGTTTCTATCGAAGGAAATGATGCTTGAGGCGGCGTGGAATACCAACACGCTGTTCGCGGTCGTGGCGACGTTGGGGGCGGTGTTCTCGGTGGGCTATTCGCTGCGCTTCATTGTCCACACCTTCCTTGGCCCGGTGCGCGACGACTATCCCTCGCACCCCCATGACCCCGGCTTTGGCATGTGGGTCGCGCCCGCATTGCTGGCGGTCATGGTCATCGTCATCGGGATTTTCCCGCAACAAACCGTTGGCGCGTTCGTCGAAGTCGTCGCGGGGGCGGTGACCGGCGCGCATCCGCATGTGCATCTGGCGCTCTGGCATGGCGTGACGCCGGCCTTGTACATGTCGGGCATCGCGGTTGCGGCGGGCTTGCTGATCCTGTCGATGCAGCGCGCACTTGCGCCGCTCTGGGACAATGCGCCCCGACCCGAAGCCAAGCAGATCTTCGACGCAATCGTCGAATCCCTGGCCAGGCTTGCGCGCGCGGTGACCGACACGCTGCATGATGGCGCGATTTCGCGGTATCTGACGGTGTTTACCGCCTCGGTTCTGGCCTATGGCTGCTGGGCTTTCTTTGGCGGGACCTTCACGGCGGGAACCCGGTCGATGCTGCCAATTGGCCCGGTCGAGGCGATCTTCTTTGTGCTGCTGATCGTCGCGTCGGCGGGGCTGGTGGCTGTTCATCGGAGCCGTTTCAAGGCGCTGATCGTCATTTCGATCTGTGGCTTGGTGGTGTCGATGACATTTGTGCGGTTTTCGGCACCGGACCTTGCCTTGACCCAGCTCACCGTCGAAGTGGTGACGGTCATCTTGCTGCTGCTGGCCCTCAACTATTTGCCCAAGCAATCGCCGATCCTGTCCAGCGCCAAGGCGCGGCTGGCGGATGGCGCGATTGCCTTGGCGGCGGGTGCCGGGGCTGGGGCTTTGGCCTTTGCGATTCTGACCCGTGACATGAGTTTGACGTCGATCTCGGAGTATCACGTCGCGAATTCGTATATCGGTGGCGGCGGCAACAACGTGGTGAACGTGATCCTCGTCGATTTCCGGGGCTTTGATACGATGGGCGAGATTGTCGTTCTGGGCATCGCGGCACTGGTCATTTACGCGATTGTCGAGGTGATCTTGTCCGGCCCGGCATCGCGGCGGTTGCTGAACTGGATCCCCGACATGCCGCAAGCCTTTGACCGTCACCCGCTGATGATGGTGGTGATGACCCGTCTGGCCCTGCCAATCGCGTTGATTGTCGGCGTCTATATCTTTCTGCGCGGGCACAATCAGCCGGGTGGCGGGTTTATCGCCGGTCTGGTTGTGGCGATTGCCTTCTTGATGCAATACATGGCCTCGGGCTTTGCGTGGACCCAGGAGCGCCAGCGCTATGACTATCATGCGGTGATTGCCACGGGCGTGATGGTTGCGGTGACGACGGGCGCGGTCAGCATTATTCTGGGATGGAATTTCCTGACCTCGACCGGTGCCTATATCCATATCTGGCCGCTCGATGAGATCCATCTGGCCAGCGCCGCCGCCTTTGATCTGGGCGTGTTCCTGACCGTGCTGGGCGCTGTGCTGCTGGCCCTCGCCAGCCTGAGCCGGATTGGTCGCCGCGCGGGCGAAGGCGTGAACCTGACCGCGATGGATGTCGACCCCAGCGCCGATCCTGAAACCGACGCGGAGGCACGCTGACATGGAACTTCTTGTCGCGATTTCGATTGGCGTGATGACCGCAACCGGCGTCTACCTGATGCTGCGTTTGCGCACGTTTCCGGTGGTTCTGGGCCTGTCGATGCTCAGCTATGCGGTGAACGTGTTCATCTTTGCGTCGGGGCGGCTGGTCACCGATGCGCCGCCGGTCCTGGGGGTCGCGGACACCATGACCGACCCACTGCCGCAAGCCCTGGTGCTGACCGCCATCGTGATTTCCTTCGGCATGACCGCCCTTGTGGTGATCCTGTCATTGAGCTCGTATCTGAATGCCGGGACCGACGTGATCAATATTGAAAAGCCGGGCGAGCAGCCCGAAACCGGTCGCTGAGGGCATGAGCATGGAGCATTGGATTGTTGCCCCCATCATCTTGCCCGCCTTGATCGGGCCCATGATGGTTCTGACGATGCGACACGACGTGTCGCTGCAACGGATCGCCGGTATCGCAACGGGTGTGGTCCTGGTTGGCATCACGGTCGCGCTTCTGGTCGCGGCCAGCGGCGGGGATGTCGAATCCTATGAGTTGGGCAGTTGGCCCGCGCCGTTTGGCATCGTGCTGGTGCTCGACCGTTTGTCCGCGCTGATGGTCACCTTGACCGCCGTGTTGGGCTTGATCGTGCTGACCTACGCGTCGCTCACCGGCTGGGATCAACGCGGCGAAATTTCCATGCGCTGTTCCAGTTTCAGCTCATGGGCCTGTTCGGCGCCATGCTGACAGGTGATATCTTCAACCTGTTCGTCTTTTTCGAGATATTGCTGATTGCGTCATACGGTCTGATGACCCATGCGGGCGGACGTATGCGGCTGCGCAGTGGCGTGCAGTATGTGATCTTCAACCTTGCCGGATCGACCTTGTTCCTGTTCGCCCTCGGCACGCTTTATGCGGTGTTCGGCTCGCTGAACATGGCGGATCTGGCCGAACGTGCGGTGCAACTTCCCGCCGGGGATGAGGCCTTGGTCCGGGTCACGGCGGCGCTGTTGCTGCTGGTGTTTGTGCTCAAAGGTGCGATGTTGCCGTTGCATTTCTGGCTGCCCAACACTTATGCGCTGGCGCCGGCGCCGGTCGCAGCCCTGTTTGCGGTGATGACCAAGGTCGGCGCTTACTCGGTGATCCGCGTCTACACGCTGGTCTTCCCGGAAAGCCTGGGCGCGATGAACGGGTTGGTCAGCAACGTGTTGATGCCCGCGGCCCTGTTGACCCTGGCGGTCGGCATGATCGGCGTGTTCGGCGCGCGTACACTTGCACGCGTGGTATCCTTTGCCGCGATCGGATCCATGGGGACGCTGTTTCTGGCGGTCTCGACCTTTCATGAAACCGGGATCGCGGCGGCGCTTTATTACATGGTCCATTCGACGCTGGCGGGGGCTGCGTTGTTTCTGGTCGTTGATCAGGTACGGGCGCGGCGCGGAAATTCCGCACTGACGGCACAAGCACCGATGCCGGGCACCGGCATTGTCGCCGGTTTCTTCTTTGTGGCCGCCATCGCCTCTGCCGGGATGCCACCCTTGTCGGGCTTCATCGGCAAATTGTTGATCCTCGACGCGATTTGGGATCAGGCCTGGTGGGTCTGGGGCTGGGCCATTGTGCTGACGACCTCGTTGCTGGCCATCGCCGGGTTTTCGCGTGTCGGCTCATCCTTGTTCTGGAAGCCCTATGACGCCAAGACCCCGCCGCCTGACGGGTTCGAGGTGGTGCCGGGGACGACCTCGGGCGTCGCGTTGGGCGTGTTGGGGCTGTTGCTGGGTTTGATCGTTGCGTTGACCGTGTTTGCCGGACCGATGACACGCTATACGCAATCCGCCGCCGCGCAATTGATGAACCCGGTTGAGTATATCCATGCGGTCATGGGTACACCCGCCGAGCGCGTCGTTCGGGCAGCCGCAGAGGCTGCGGCAGCGGCGGCGACATCACATCACGGCACCGACGACGCCGCAACCGAGGGTCATTGACATGCGCGCGCGCCTTCTTCCCCACCCGTTGCTTTCGTTGGCCTTGTTCGTGATCTGGCTGCTGCTGGTCAATTCGATCTCGATCAACTCGATTGTCTTTGCGGCCCTGCTGGGTATCGTCGTGCCGATGATCACCCAGCCCTATTGGCCGGACATGCCGACGCTGCGCAACCCGGTGGCGATTGTCGGGTATTGTCTGATCGTGCTTTATGACATTGTCGTCGCCAATACCCAGGTCGCCCTGATCGTGTTGTTCAAGCGCAGTGCCGATCTGAGACCTGCATGGGTCTGCGTGCCGCTCGATATCCGCTCGCCCGAGGCAATCACCGTTCTGGCCGGCACCATCACCCTGACCCCCGGCACCGTATCCTGCGATCTGTCCGAGGATGGGCGCGCGATATTGGTCCACTGCCTGCACGCGCCCGACCCGTCGGCGGTCAGCGCCGACATCAAATCCCGCTACGAGCGGCGGCTCAAGGAGATCTTCGAATGATCATTTATGCGCTGACCTTTGCCATCACCTGCTTTTCGCTCGGGTTGATCCTGAACCTGTGGCGTGTGGTGGTCGGCCCCGCCAAGAGCGACCGGATTCTTGCGCTCGATACCATGGTTATCAATGCCATCGCGCTGTTGATCCTGATGGGAATCTGGCAGGGCACGACGATCTATTTTGAAGTCTCGATGCTCTTTGCCCTCGTTGGCTTTGTCTCAACCGTGTCCTATTGCCGCTTTCTTTTGCGCGGCGACATTATCGAATAAGGGGGTGCCGTCATGCCACTTTGTGCTGAAATCACCGTCACGGTGTTCCTTGTCATCGCCGGT
This region includes:
- a CDS encoding K+/H+ antiporter subunit F — its product is MIIYALTFAITCFSLGLILNLWRVVVGPAKSDRILALDTMVINAIALLILMGIWQGTTIYFEVSMLFALVGFVSTVSYCRFLLRGDIIE
- a CDS encoding Na+/H+ antiporter subunit C; protein product: MELLVAISIGVMTATGVYLMLRLRTFPVVLGLSMLSYAVNVFIFASGRLVTDAPPVLGVADTMTDPLPQALVLTAIVISFGMTALVVILSLSSYLNAGTDVINIEKPGEQPETGR
- a CDS encoding Na+/H+ antiporter subunit E; the encoded protein is MRARLLPHPLLSLALFVIWLLLVNSISINSIVFAALLGIVVPMITQPYWPDMPTLRNPVAIVGYCLIVLYDIVVANTQVALIVLFKRSADLRPAWVCVPLDIRSPEAITVLAGTITLTPGTVSCDLSEDGRAILVHCLHAPDPSAVSADIKSRYERRLKEIFE
- a CDS encoding monovalent cation/H+ antiporter subunit A — protein: MSLALIAALPFLGALLPGLMIRSGRNTCASVTFSVTALAFIGLLLNAPAVFGGRVITEHYDWLPSLGLNVNFMLDGLGFLFALMILGIGLLIILYARFYLSKNDPMGNFYTYLLLFQGAMVGIVLSDNILLLLIFWELTSLSSFLLIGYWKHLPEGRQGARMALIVTGMGGLAMIGGMLILGQIAGSYDISVILTQGEAIRASDMYVPALILILLGAFTKSAQFPFHFWLPHAMAAPTPVSAYLHSATMVKAGLFLMARFWPVLSGTPEWFWLVAGAGLITMVLGAVIALFKDDLKALLAFSTVSHLGLITMLLGMGTEYAAKAAVFHIMNHATFKAALFMTAGIVDHEAHTRNIRLLGGLRKLMPITFMIGTVAALSMAGIPFFNGFLSKEMMLEAAWNTNTLFAVVATLGAVFSVGYSLRFIVHTFLGPVRDDYPSHPHDPGFGMWVAPALLAVMVIVIGIFPQQTVGAFVEVVAGAVTGAHPHVHLALWHGVTPALYMSGIAVAAGLLILSMQRALAPLWDNAPRPEAKQIFDAIVESLARLARAVTDTLHDGAISRYLTVFTASVLAYGCWAFFGGTFTAGTRSMLPIGPVEAIFFVLLIVASAGLVAVHRSRFKALIVISICGLVVSMTFVRFSAPDLALTQLTVEVVTVILLLLALNYLPKQSPILSSAKARLADGAIALAAGAGAGALAFAILTRDMSLTSISEYHVANSYIGGGGNNVVNVILVDFRGFDTMGEIVVLGIAALVIYAIVEVILSGPASRRLLNWIPDMPQAFDRHPLMMVVMTRLALPIALIVGVYIFLRGHNQPGGGFIAGLVVAIAFLMQYMASGFAWTQERQRYDYHAVIATGVMVAVTTGAVSIILGWNFLTSTGAYIHIWPLDEIHLASAAAFDLGVFLTVLGAVLLALASLSRIGRRAGEGVNLTAMDVDPSADPETDAEAR